CATGCTGCTTTAACACTGCTTCAAGTACAGCCATTTCTTGCTGAAgtttttttagattattttgcATAGCATTCTTCTGCTGCAAAAGATACACAATTGTGCCAACATTAGCAAACTCAGTTTTAAACagtaagattaattttttaaCGCTTGAAAATtagaaacagcaaaattattttgaattcgTTTTTACCCTGTGTTCAAAAGGTGACTGTGGTGCTTTTGCTGTAACAAATAATGCACACATGCTatatcaaaagcaaaaaaaacccaaccaaaccaacTGCACAGTCATTTTGCTGTTCAAATTATTTCGGTTTAGATGGCTCACCAGAGTTTaatcagtcaggaaaaaaaagaacatctgcacagatttctttaaaactaaTTTTGCCCCAACTGCATTAGTTTGCATTAGccacttaatttaaaatttaatcatgAACATCAAGTATTGAGCCTCTTCACTTTCCACCATTACTGAAAGCCCCGAAGACtgtttaaaaggaataaaatatttcatcctACTCTTCCTTactttctctctcaaaaattaCAATACCCTCTATTAAAAACATGCCATGTACACCTCCTCATAAGAAGAGTTCAGGGCTTCAAAGGATCCTAAAACCTTCACCATACAGGATAAAGCAGTTTTCACAGCACTGAATACTGCATTTGTAGCTCTAGCACTGGCACCATGTGGAACTTCCTTGTTACTGAatcaataaaaaaacccccaaccaaacagaaaaccccCACCACACAACAAACCAAGAAAGTCCCCAGCAATTCATACTGCCACTATTCCAGTCAACCCAGGCATATCCTAGAATCTCTATCAATGAAGCTACATCAGGGAGCAATGTCCTGCCAGCTGACCACATTTTACACTGATGCAGTAAACAGAAGAACCACCCATAAAGCACAAAATGAAATTCAATCTTCTTTGACATACATTAAAACCCGTAGGGCCATTAACAGCATTAATGAGAAAGATTTGGCGTAAGACCTACCTTGAAGTtacagaggacaaaaaaaaaaacaacaaaaccaaaacaacacccaaaaatgaaaacacacaacaaaaaaaccccaactgaaaAACCAATCACCCAATACATTAAGTCAGGCCATTAAGCAGTAATCAGGAAATTAGTAGTAGAGAAAACATACTGTGCTAGACACACCTTTCATTGGACACTGTCTGTTGGGTCTTGTATCTATAATATTCTAATATGGAATGATATAATTTAATCTTTACCCTTAGAAGGCAAGTCTCCATGCTTCTAAATATCATAATGTAGCAAATCCAATCCTTATCACCAATCATTATAAATTCCTACCAATGAAGCTTTTAAATACAGGAAGCTGAGGCTTCCAGCATTGGTCAAGTGTGGAGATTCATTAACTAGCATCTCCCACAACTAAGCACTGTAATCAATACCACATAACAGGGTACGGCCATTAGAATGTAATGTTACCATGGAAGGCAAAGTTGGGCAAATAATGGCATAGAAGCAGTTCTACAATTCTTCATAGTGACACAAAGAATTATGATGAAAGCAGTTTCCCCACTACACTGACTTCACAGGATTTGCTTAAATCCTAGAATGCAAACTACTTTTAGAATTCAGTGCATAAACTCACTTACCTGTGTAGTAAGGATCTCACTCTGAGAGAACAGTCCACATGAATCTTCTACATTACTTGTTTCACTGTCATATCCAGATGCTTCACCTTGAGGAAGGTGGAAGAAAATCTGagttagttaaagaaaaaaaaaacacccaaatcaAACATTATCCATGACCTCTTACCACACAGACCTTTCAGCCAGCTGTTAACTATAACGATAAAGTGACACGTTTTGAAAACACTTAAGTTAGAAGCACAGATCTACTTTAAGTGAACATTTTGAAGAATATCGTGTCACACGGCAAAGTAAATAGAACTCAAAGTGTTTCAACAGTGATGACAGAGTCCTACATATTTATGAAAGCCATAAAAAGGTCAAAATAAGCACTACAGAATTCTACAGCCAGTTTCAACAAATATTTCATCTGTGAAACAGCTTAGGTAGGCTTTATGAAATTTTGCTGACAGATGCAAGTATCACATTGCAGTAAGAAAGCTAGCATTTCACTCAAAAATTAATTCCCATCAGACAGACTCAGTCCGGCCTCTAGCGCCCTGTCTATTCATTTTTGCTCTGAACAAAGAATAGTGGGAGAACttaattttcaggaaataaaccactgggggttttttgtttgattgtttagGACTGATACATTCCTTTAAAAGAGCAAGCACCACATAAATACAGAACAAAGTTCCCATGCAAACACCAAAAACCTAGGTGCAATGACATTACAAACACAGCTGCAGAGATAAAAATTTTGTTTGTACCTAGGTTTGCTCCCATGTTTGGGTCTTCTTGGCATTCATCTTTGAAGTTAGTTTTGCTTCTCTTCAGCCCTCCATTACAACTTTGAAAAGTTTCTTTATTCTCATTCACATTGCTCACTTGTCGGGATGTATGAACTTGTACTAAAGGTTTCTTCAGCTCTTGTGCTCCATCAACTGATTCTTCAGACATGTTGGACTGGGAAGAAAATAAGTTGACGGAGCATTCTGACTCCTGGCTTGGTGAAACACATCCATTACTTAGGGCAGCTTCAGGCATTTTCTGCATATTATTGTCATCATGACTTCCATTGTGCGGTGATGTGATGGGACTTACTGAAGACTCTACCTGTTTATTGATCTGCAAAGGTGTGCTTACTGATTTGCCAGATATTAATGTCTGAAAACATGGTAAATCTTCATCCTCGTTAGATTCTTCATCTGAAGATTGCAGTTTCTGTGCTCTTCTTCGAGACCTTTGAATACCTTGAGATCTTGGCTTAGAACTAACATTTCTATTGTATAGTTCTTTTACCAGGGCATTGTCACTTCTTTTTACAAACACAGCAGATCTCTCTTTCCTAGCAGTTTCAGAAAAGCTGGTGTTCCTTTCAATATCATCATCAGAGCACAGTAAGCCATCAGGGGTTTCAGACAAACCTGTAAAATCACTATTCCCTTTAAGGGGTTCTTCTAGAGCCTCTGTAACTAAACACTCAGGCACCCCTGTGCTAGCAGTTTGTGTTCCTTGTTCTTCATTCCcctttacttgttttctttctcttttgctacttttttttccagtgacttcaCAGCTGAATTCAGCAGGCCTTTGCTGACAGGTTGCAGGACAAATCATCGATCTGGACTGAAAATGTAGTATTGGTCCTTTGCTATTAACATCTTTGGCCTTTCCTACTTGATTGCTTTCTGAACTGAAGCATATTTCATCGACTGTGTTTAAATTGGTTCTTTTGAAAATGTGCTCTTCTGTATTACTCTGATCACTTTGGCTTCTATTACTTTTGATTGAATTCTGTCTCAACTCGCTTTCTATCCCTATGTCAGTTGACACTGTCATTTCATTTGCCTGCTCTCCTTTTTGCAATCTGTTTTTGTCTTCAGTCCTAGCCGTACCCATTCTCATCGGTGTCAGATTCCCTTGATTTGCAACCTGTGAAACATCTTCTTGATGTTCCCCTGCGTGCATACATTCAGTGCTGCCAACAAAACAAGTCACAGGACTAACAGAAGCAGACTTATAGGTCTTAAGCTCCTCTTTCTCACAAACCTTACTCAAGCTTTCAGCAGTTGTTTTCCCTTCTtgcaagttttctgtttttaaatatttgctatgCTTATTTTCTACCTGATCAGCACATGATATCTTTAAAGTTTCAGAACCAGCATCTTCTATCGCACATGCCTTCATGGATGTAGGATAAAGGCTAAATGATAGGCGTTTTGAATGCCTGAATAGATTTCGCAGATACTGTGTGTCTAACTCACTATCTTCAGCTTTCCTGGTCAATTCCGAAACATTTTTAGCCATTGGAAACTTCTCAGTTCTGAAGTCCCCTGGAACATTTTGTGTATCATGTCCACTATCCTGGGGAAAAGTAGTACATGATTCAGTCTTCTCTTCAGTCGGGTGGGAAGCAATTTGCACAACAGTCATTGAAGGAGACTGTAGGAGGAAAGGGCTACCTAGTATTTCACTTTCTTGAGAACCTGCATCAGGTGCAAAGGAACTACAATTTGCATGCTGACATGAAGATGTAGGATTGAAAAGACTTTTTCCAGTTTCTGCAGTGTCAGATAAATTCTTTAGACTAATCtgtatttcctttgcttccagATCACCACCCTTCAGATTAGTAAGTGGCTCATAACTCAACATACCCTGGGGCTCACACAGGTTTTTGCATTCAGAAGTGTGAACTAACACCTTCCCTTGGTCTCCAAAGACAGACCCTTCATGATCACTGTCATACTTTCTTGCTCCCTTAATTACTGCTCCTTTTCCCGTTTCTTTTGTCATTTCTTCAGAAAGTAATTGAAGCCTTCTGCTGCGCCTGACTTGTCTTTGCTCAGAATCAACTCTCCTTGGTTCTTCACTGCTTGGATAGCTATCAATCTGTGGCTCAGCTGGATCAGGGGAAACAGAGTTTCTATCCACTACTAACTGTAGAGCACACATGGTTCTAGTAGAACGCCTGCATCTTTTTGCTGCAGAACttctttttttagtgcttttctGATCACAGTTATTCAGTTCTAGCTCCCCATCACAGTGCTTGCCAGTCACCTTTTCAATAGCTTTTTTCCATATGGATCCTCCTCCTTCCTCAAGTTCTTCTAGTGTATTATCCTCGCTGTTCTCAGAGAGGCGGCTCTCATTAACAGCAGAACTTTCATCATATCTTTTCTTTTCAGCATCTCCAAGGCACCAGTTAACACTTTGAGGGCAACCATCTGcttcttctgtatctttttttttgatgaaatCCTCAGGTTGCAGGACATGGGCAGTCTTTCTTTTTCGTTTTAGTCTGTCTTTGCTGGAATTATTCAAGCGCTTATCAGCAACCACATCTTCCTTTTTTGTAGTAGCTAAAATCTCTCTCAAGATAATAGGGGGATTTGACTTCTTCTCTCTCTTGTAtgttttcccaaatattttgtctttgatGCTATCTGCTGTTTGTTTTGACCATCTCTTGTTTCCTTTAACCACTGCAATTTCCATGGAATCTACCATAGGGTCagtcttttctgaaatacaggaATCTTTATCTGATAAACATCTATCTCCTTCACCTGAAACATCAGTTGCTCCAGCAGAATCATCCTGGGAAGAATTGGAAGACAGAATCTCGTTGCTTTTTGAAAACCATTCATTGACTTTCTGAATGCTTCGCTTCAGTCTCTTCCTAGAGACTTGATTCAGGGTAGCATGGTGAAGTGTCTCTGGCTGAAGTAGTTTCTCCAGAGGAAGTTCTTTTTCATGCAAAGAATCATTCTCAGGATCATACATTTCCACAGCTTCCACACTTTGTACAACAATATCTATTTCCTTGCTTTTATCCAAACTGTTCTCTGAGCTATCTTTTAAGTTAAACTCTTTGCTTTTACTATTGCACTGAGTTTGCTCTGCATCCATTTCTTCTGCGTTCTTAAAGAAAGATGTGACCCTGTTCCTTAAGGGACTGGCATTACCTATTCTATCACACTGCTCTGAGAATAGGTCTACAGCAAGAACATTTAAAAGAGAACTCTGATATTCAGTCACATTCACTTGGCCAGGTTTGGCATATTCAGTGATGCTCCGAGTGCTTTTCTTGCTCAAGCCTTCCTTCGAGAAATCACTTTCACCTGAAGATTTATAGGTATTATAAATTATTAAGCCCTATTTTACATGCACAAGAACAATGACAAGCTTAAtgcttactttgttttaaaagaactgtTCTTATTTCCCCCCAAATCAGAATATTACACTGCACAAATCTCCCTctagagaaagggagaaagatcAAATTACATATGACATATGTTCATCCAACTTCTTACATGAATTACCAGACAGTGCTCTCAACTTGTATTATAGGAATAATATGGCTATGTAGAGTAGAGTAAGTTTTGCACTTTTATCAAGTTactgttttcccttttgttcctgtgcaCAGAATATCTGTAATTTAAGCATCTAGTCTATGGGTATAGTCTTGTATTATACTGTCACTAGCTGTAGGCATCAACAAAACCACAACATACATAACTGcaagtatatatatttaatcaTGTGAAATCAAAATGTTAACTTGTGGTCTTTCTTTCAAGCTTCATCATTTTTgtcaccaaaataaaaaacacaccTACGACATTTGGTAGAACTATTTCTTCAGCACCCAGCTTGTCAGGCTGCGTATTGCAAGAATATTCATTCTCCTTCTCAACACTCTTAAGTTCTTCTAGCTTGTCTTGAGATGAAATCCGAAGCGCTTCTTTGTCTTCTAGCCTGTTGGGAAGGGAAATCTACTTTCATTACAGAGAAAACCACAATAGGCATAATAGAAGATGAtacttaattttccctttttgctctCTGAAATAGTGTTTGGAGAGGTCAGGCTTCATGACTGGCACTCACCACAACTGGATCCCTTCAGAGTTTCAGGCCATTTCTTTAAAAGATCCCCTCCCACATTCCTGAATTTAACATTTACTTTCTAAAGCATAGTACGTGCTTTTCTCTTGAAGATCTAATGTCTATGTAAGCaacaaaacatttagaaaagaGCTTTAAAGAATATTATATGACAAACTGATGGGAGTCAGCTACCCATTCTACCCTGATGGTCTCGAAGTTGAAAATCACTTGTCAGCTTAAAGAATTCTATCAGTCCTATgctaagaaattaaaacataggaATGAGAATACTGAACTACtgtctttaagaaaaatgaattccTTAATCACCTTTACTTACCCAGTATTGCTTGCCTGTTTAAAAAGCTCTTCAGATGAATCTGAGCCTAAAAACAAATCAGTTGTTACTCTGGTTGAAATGACACAGAGAAAGATGACTTGCCAGATTCAGTGTTTATTATCACAGAAGCATGCATGCTTAGTTCTTTCTAGAGGTAGATGATTTCAACATTTATCAGATGAAATCACGTTCAATTATGCAGTATTTTACCTAATTATAATGATTTCTATGTATTAATATCTACATGGCTCCAgcataaaattctgtttaaatacaGTGACTGGTAACAGAGAGCTACTAAGAGTTAATTAGATAAGACTTAGTTTCTCATTTCTAAATTTGTACATGAAAGAGCTGCTAGTATTTAGAATTTTGAAACGGAAGTCAAAGCAATATATTCGAGTATCTGTCTCAGATTCTTTGATTGATCTTGGCAaagcaataaggaaaaaagaggcaaTGAACACTGTCTGTTAAAAAGAGCAATTCTTTCCTTGAAGCAACGGGGAGAAAATAAACTATGCACACCATCTATCTTGCTTCTCGCAGCAGTCAGCACCAGATAAAAAGGAAGTTCTGAAAAGTTAGGATagacagaaatgaaatattcttttctcaGTTAGATTTCATTCTTATCTCTGGTTATTAACTAGAGCCTCAAGCACTGGTGACAAGGCTTAATATTCTTTAGAAAACAGTAGTTATCATTAGTTATAACAACTATAACTTTTTTCACATCTGTAAGCTGTTTCTCTTGTTTGGATCTTGTACACTGAGCCTTAAAGGTTTACTACAGCAGCGTTATTTCCTACAATAtaataaattatgtaaaaaacCCTTTGATTTACCAACTTCGAATTGTCCATCATTTGTCCATTTGTTCTCATTTTGGGTGTTAAAGAGAAATTAAGTGTTTATAAAGACTTTGAACTTCATCACCTTTCATTACTTTGCAAGCATTATACATAAGCTCAACTAGTGTGGATCTATAACAGATCTTACCAAACTCTATATAAATCCCTTTTTCAGATTcacatttctgggttttgtttcttagggGACACCTTTTGACCCTGGTATCTGTAAGCTGTGCATCCACATTAGCTTCCTGTTGAAAGAAGAATAGAAAGGAATAGTTATAACAGTATGctattttcaaaaaatatgtAGTAATTATTTGAACTACAGCAGGGGGGCTGATACATATGAACTAAGTATTTAAATTGGCAGCCTCTATACAAAAATCCAATCCGTGTAATTTATCATACTGATATCAGAAATGGAATGTATTAATAGAAACAATTATCATGCATTTAACAGCTCAAATCATTAACAGTTTTATCTTACTTAACATTCTATTCAGCATTTAGCAGATGAGACAAGAAACAACATACCATGAACAAACTCATACACACAGCCATCACCCCAAGTTGGGTAATGTCTTAAGACATATTCATGGTCTTACCactaaaaaagtaaaaagccTATCAATAGTTAGACAGCCTCATTAAACAAGCAGTATGAAAAAGCTTTCAACCCTAGTTTAAGTAGAAGAATACATTATGACAATATTATCTTTAAGTTCAGGTCATTTTATGCAAACAACTTTTTAAAGTAAGTtaggaagacaaaaatatttagatatgTCCTTGTCTGGAATAATATTCAAGTCAAGCAGTAATctgaaagcaaaccaaaatcTCCTATTCCATTCAtttatgtatatgcatgtatacacatTCCAAATAAAACACCAAACAatccacaaaaataaattaaggaaaaaaaaaataccaaggtGCAGTTTTCTTGTCCATTTTCTTTagcacttttttccctgtttctgaaACCCTTACTCTGGATGACAGAACTTTCTTTACACAGGAGCTCAGCAGCAGTAGCTTCTGTGGACGTTTTAGGAAAGTGATGactgtttaaaactgaaaaatgtcaataggaaaaaaaagcaacaatattttCTTACACTGAGCATGACAACAGGTATCCTATATTAATAAAATAGCCTGGCGTAGACCCTATGCAACTAGCACACATGCAGCTAAAATACaattattaaagaaagaaatctaatTGAATTATTAGTCTGATTGTTCTTTACGAGTACTTTTCAAGTATCAAGTAAAATCTTGATCTTGCCAACTAATTTTCCCAACCAATTTTGCTTGCATGAATAATCTAGCAAGAACAGGATCTAATGCTAGTGATTTTAGAATGACTGAACAAgttgaaaagaatttgaaaagaatttgaaaagaaagtcTAGTTTTTACAGCACaatatactaagaaaaaaaaaaacaaaccaaaacccgcAAACCACCACCCATGCCCAACAACAATATCTTGTTTCCCAAAATATAAACAAGCATGTGTCTGATTTGCCAATACCTTTCACAGGGCACTGAGTACTACAAAGGATAAATTTGTATTCCAAAAGGATATATCTGAATGAGACAAATTAACATACATTGGTACAGCATTTGCTAATTTAGGCTCTAAGACTGTCTAAGAAGTTAAAGCTGCAGGTTGGGCATAATCAAGAGCAGGACTTTGCCACAC
The Calonectris borealis chromosome 22, bCalBor7.hap1.2, whole genome shotgun sequence genome window above contains:
- the BRCA1 gene encoding breast cancer type 1 susceptibility protein, with protein sequence MDFSVIAVGDVHNVLSAMQKNLECPICLDVVEEPVSTKCDHIFCRFCMFKLLRKKKKGVIQCPLCKTEVTKRSLKENSRFKQLIEGLLEIIHAFELDAGVKFLNSHHFPKTSTEATAAELLCKESSVIQSKGFRNREKSAKENGQENCTLEANVDAQLTDTRVKRCPLRNKTQKCESEKGIYIEFGSDSSEELFKQASNTGLEDKEALRISSQDKLEELKSVEKENEYSCNTQPDKLGAEEIVLPNVVGESDFSKEGLSKKSTRSITEYAKPGQVNVTEYQSSLLNVLAVDLFSEQCDRIGNASPLRNRVTSFFKNAEEMDAEQTQCNSKSKEFNLKDSSENSLDKSKEIDIVVQSVEAVEMYDPENDSLHEKELPLEKLLQPETLHHATLNQVSRKRLKRSIQKVNEWFSKSNEILSSNSSQDDSAGATDVSGEGDRCLSDKDSCISEKTDPMVDSMEIAVVKGNKRWSKQTADSIKDKIFGKTYKREKKSNPPIILREILATTKKEDVVADKRLNNSSKDRLKRKRKTAHVLQPEDFIKKKDTEEADGCPQSVNWCLGDAEKKRYDESSAVNESRLSENSEDNTLEELEEGGGSIWKKAIEKVTGKHCDGELELNNCDQKSTKKRSSAAKRCRRSTRTMCALQLVVDRNSVSPDPAEPQIDSYPSSEEPRRVDSEQRQVRRSRRLQLLSEEMTKETGKGAVIKGARKYDSDHEGSVFGDQGKVLVHTSECKNLCEPQGMLSYEPLTNLKGGDLEAKEIQISLKNLSDTAETGKSLFNPTSSCQHANCSSFAPDAGSQESEILGSPFLLQSPSMTVVQIASHPTEEKTESCTTFPQDSGHDTQNVPGDFRTEKFPMAKNVSELTRKAEDSELDTQYLRNLFRHSKRLSFSLYPTSMKACAIEDAGSETLKISCADQVENKHSKYLKTENLQEGKTTAESLSKVCEKEELKTYKSASVSPVTCFVGSTECMHAGEHQEDVSQVANQGNLTPMRMGTARTEDKNRLQKGEQANEMTVSTDIGIESELRQNSIKSNRSQSDQSNTEEHIFKRTNLNTVDEICFSSESNQVGKAKDVNSKGPILHFQSRSMICPATCQQRPAEFSCEVTGKKSSKRERKQVKGNEEQGTQTASTGVPECLVTEALEEPLKGNSDFTGLSETPDGLLCSDDDIERNTSFSETARKERSAVFVKRSDNALVKELYNRNVSSKPRSQGIQRSRRRAQKLQSSDEESNEDEDLPCFQTLISGKSVSTPLQINKQVESSVSPITSPHNGSHDDNNMQKMPEAALSNGCVSPSQESECSVNLFSSQSNMSEESVDGAQELKKPLVQVHTSRQVSNVNENKETFQSCNGGLKRSKTNFKDECQEDPNMGANLGEASGYDSETSNVEDSCGLFSQSEILTTQQKNAMQNNLKKLQQEMAVLEAVLKQHGSQDCEFIPIHREQPHSSSEGTLGTEPMRQERGVGSTSEGNFENHKCSSSKGFSANDFHVMPSDSLNSKIKELEKERSPELLLPSSKSCLLKRTDLEKGLQCDSVLKNKAPSEKIKPVQEAVQQYSQCQLEAENADEQKSGPRLNSASVLSNLPGKVIRSPNSSSSSVRRRNPQAAEATNSSVVAQDANKSCAQECKSKRSMCFPISVLHNAAGKENATSPLVTNRKEMSIVASGLNQSEHLVVQKFARKTRSTLSNHITEGTTHVIMKTDKELVCERTLKYFLGIAGKKWVVSYQWVIQSFKEGRILDEENFEVRGDVINGRNHQGPKRARQSLTEKIFKDFEICCYGPFTDMTTEHLEWMVELCGASVVKQLHLFTYKTNSTAVVVVQPDAWMENTDYRATQQKNNVAMVTREWVLDSVACYECQEFDAYLVS